In the Silene latifolia isolate original U9 population chromosome 1, ASM4854445v1, whole genome shotgun sequence genome, TTGGTTACTGCTATGTGTATCCCTGTATGTATATGTATTTGTTACTAGTAAGACTATTAGTAATGTACTCCGTATATGTTTGCATTTAATTTCGTAAGTTGAATTCATATGGTGCTACACTGGCTACTTCTTAGTTTATCTTACTAGATTTGTCAAGTGATAAAAACATTATCAGTTTGTTTGTTTAATGATGAAGATAAAATAATCCATAAACCATCGGCATCAATATAGGTTGCGTTGTTATGTTTTGGTTGGAAGGCGTAAAAAAGTGTCAGAAGTGGAATTTGAACCCACGCCCTCTTTCGAAGACCAGAACTTGAGTCTGGCGCCTTAGACCACTCGGCCATCCTGACATCTTGTTAGCTAttgtggcgtttgataatataTAACCTCTAAATTGTCATTTATACCCTAAATTGAATCTACATAATTACATGCCTACACGGGCAAGATTACCTGAGCCACTGTAAATGTTGGAAGTTCGGACAAAAATATCCCTATGCTCCTTTCTACAAGACAATTCCCCAACACTTGCAACTTTATCTATCAATGCTTCTTCCTCTTTCTCGCAAGAAATCAAGAGATATGGACTATCAAATCACAATTCCTAAATGATCTCATTTGTGGAGACAGAGCCTTTCTTCATCCCTAACTTCTTGCAAGACAATAACAGAGTACAATACCGAGTCCAGGGATGTGGTACTTGATTCAGATTTCATGCGTTGAACTACATAACAGTAACAATGCTCATTCCATGGGTCAGGTTTGGACCCATAGAATGAGCATTGTTACTGTTATAAATAGTAACAATGCTCATTCCATGGGTCAGGTTTGGACCCATAGAATGAGCATTGTTACTGTTATAAATAGTAACAATGCTCATTCCATGGGTCACGTTTGCTAGCACCAGCTCCAACATGAATTAAAAGAATGCAGCTAAAATAATTACACACATTACTACAGCATGAGCAACAGCTCTATATAAACTTTTGTTTCACATCGCAGTATTTTCAGTTTAGTAACAAGTATCTAAAAGTTCACACGTGGATCTACGTTGTACTCTGTAATTCTGTATCATACTTTGGTAGTATATGCTGTATATGAATGAATAGATGCCTAATTATTTCCAACGATGATTATATCCCACTGTGAGAATGGCTTGGTCGAGAAGCTAGCTATTATATCCTGCAATGCTTGGAAAATCACATTTTACAGGTATTGCTGTCATTACACACTTCACCCTGTACATGAAACAAGTTCACCAAATGTCATTATATAGTTAGCCTGATCAGATTGTTCAAAGTTGCTGAATGATAAAATCATGCATACAAAAGCATAGAAAATGAACATATTTATCCGGCAGAATTTCAAACCTTTTTACTTCTTGATTTAAGGATCTCGTCCATCGGTGGCCTGCCTGAAACAACAAAAAATATAATAAAGCCACCATTACAGCGTGTAATTGGGATATAAGCGGTTTTACAAAGGAGACAAACACTAACTACCAATCCTTCACTTATAATGTTTTGTTTCTGTGAATTGTGCAACATCTCGCCAAATTATTTTACCACATGGTAATATATGTAACATCCAGAACTGTAGTAACTTTAGCTTCTGCTCAACAACCCAATTGAGACTTCATTAAAACAAACTGAGATTCGTAGATCACTTTTCCTAACCCTTGTTTGGATGCAGCGATGAAGGATAGGAGGCAGCCAATTCACCCTTGCTGAGTTAGCAAACTGGATAAAAGGGAAATGGAGGAAACAATTTTCCATCCTAGAAGATTAATTAGGAATCCTCCAACATGCGAAAGATTTTGAAGGAAAATGACATTCCCCCTCTCCTCCCCTTCTCTCTGATTATTATATCCACACAAAGGGTAAGGTGTCAGGATGGCATGTCTCAACTTGGTTTATTAAGTAGTACCTGTAATCTGAAGACGATATTTTGCCCATACTCCATAAACTGCATCAGCTATACTTGCAACCTGAGTACAAATAGTTCCAAGTCATAAGACTCATAACTAACAGAGCATTTCAAAGAGAATATGGAACAAGTCTGCTGAGAAAAATGACTTACAGGCTCGTATTTTGTAATAGCATAGACCCATCCAAGTCCAACAGCTTCATACAGTTTCCTAAAAGCCTACGACCAATTTGTCAGTACGAAAAGATTTTTCTTACAGATAAACTAGCGGCTATTATAACAATGAACAGtagaataaataaagataaagatcATAATCAACCGTTAATAGCTACACAAATATCAGGCTACAAACTCCGAAATAGCCAACTTTATTGTCTTTAACCAGAATTTGAAGGggaatttttttgtgttttttgtctTACAGTTTCCAGATTTCGAGTAGCAATTGCTACCTGTGAAGGAATCCAACCTATATAAGATGTCACATGTGAGTGTGCCACATTAAGGAAGGAGAGAGAATCGCACACTTCAAAAATCCAAGGAGCTACTCCTATttttgccaattggttttaggaaaAAAACTCCTTGGACTTGTGAAGTAGACTCTCTCTTTTCCCGATGAGGATGGACCAAAGTCATATATATGTGTAACACTAGTACACATACCCTCTGCAACATAGCATCCCCTTCCATGGACCTACGTCGTATTAAAAGCCTAAGAGGTCGGATGAATGCAACCCTACATATGCTTTGATCAGGAAATAAACTTTCACATCACCATTAAACAAAATCCAAACCCAGAAGTTTACACATTAACTGCGCATCTGTCTCTGTGTTAGAACTTGTCTCTgtgactattattattattataattattatttattcaatCATTAAAAATCTATTGATAGAAAACACAGAGAAATCAAAGAAAGtgataaaaaaaatacaaaggCTGAATAATTACATCCTTAACAGTAAGCTTAACAGTAAGAAGTTCCTTAAAATAATACCTCAACATCTTTTACGACAGTTCCATCAGAGAGAATCGCATGAATTCTTCCCATTGCCTACAAATATAAAACAACAATGATCAAGCAGAAGCTAGACATCATGTTGAAGACAGCGAAATCAAATACAAGCTCGGATTTTTCCTGATATAGTTTCAAAGCACAATACACGCTCTCCTAGGGGAAGAGTACATGCAAAGGCGTTGAAAAAACGCGCAATCGACTGTTACTGTAGTATGGTTTTGTTGACTTACATTAAAGTGATGCATTGCAATTTAAAAGAGTTGAAAGGCCAGATTACTTAAGATCATGGTAATAGACACATACAAATAGAAAAGCACAAAACTTGTTGAATATACTGCCAGAGAAGAAGATTACGGTTGTGTAGTCAAGGCCTTGATTATCGTCAGGTGAATAATCCGCTGAGCTTATATCAACGAACTGGATAGCGCCATCATACTTCTCATTCCTCTCTTTTAACATATTCACCTGACCATCCAACCCAACAAAATTAAGTGATTTAGAAGTACTAGTAACTAATCAACATCCATATGACACAAATTATAGCAGTTGTGCTTAGGTAGTGGAAACAACAATCCTAATTCCCAAGTAAGAATCTGACCAGTACACGACTAACGACTTAACCAATAGCCATAAATGATTATCTGTGTCGCAGGAATTTGTAAACAATTGCCAATAAATCTTTCAATTTCTGATTGAGCCAAAGGGTCAGTACTATTTCGGCTATAGAGTTTGAAGTATGATAGATGAAGCTTAGTTAAACTATGTGAGCTTCTTGTAAGATGATCTATTAGCCAATAAATGCAATTCTCAAGGAAAGTTGATTATTGGTCATCCACATTTGAACACCCTTACTATGCCATAGTCAGAGCTTTCGAGGCACAAAGTTGATATTGTTAACGTTCATATTGAGTGACCAATAATATTAAAATTGATACATTCAACGCATTTGAATTAACAAGACAAGATGCGACATAAAATGGGAAAATGGGATAGTGATG is a window encoding:
- the LOC141609145 gene encoding uncharacterized protein At5g50100, chloroplastic; amino-acid sequence: MFLQGKTMALRSAVSLGRRANLGAITATSVFTTTKPFLHSHPSFPNHLTRPGFRYSIRAVQGTTVDPIAPKKDDKQKQQGALNWQVKMLYDGDCPLCMREVNMLKERNEKYDGAIQFVDISSADYSPDDNQGLDYTTAMGRIHAILSDGTVVKDVEAFRKLYEAVGLGWVYAITKYEPVASIADAVYGVWAKYRLQITGRPPMDEILKSRSKKGEVCNDSNTCKM